The Zerene cesonia ecotype Mississippi chromosome 29, Zerene_cesonia_1.1, whole genome shotgun sequence genome includes a region encoding these proteins:
- the LOC119837941 gene encoding uncharacterized protein LOC119837941, whose translation MDDDDYWNTSETKAKAFSFDDDVLSPQEILAIGQKRSSGQTEDSVFATTIPNAKRNLVSINSLVSPKVLDLIVLAQSGRDPNNMKAMDNDSTAVTLKRLVLGRTCSLHVHRSLKSKTELLDGAIALGDGNAILAVVLFLMQTLNKKLVHELISSRPIALNHYMSHLKREGKITDLTDLLTMLGRSPEAAIHQFEHTVKSQGNSIESLLRKLNNILSNHFNQPGVDAHANKMLVDYIKLLEWQKCSNKAELHNQSPLACLAHCCQWHWHEGAGNMMSPLTLCQRQQIPPLQYDWVVLNVHANSSKWDIVESLFTKKDWLGRTTLSSHIPIETLLSRLNDLNASKKMMATCLNKIQSNDDRLRLAQKYKIHTVVIESLVKQKDRSALTNYKMALSPQSEEYILADNTLRDPSVKWKN comes from the exons atggatgatgatgattattggAATACAAGTGAAACCAAAGCAAAGGCTTTTAGCTTTGATGACGATGTT CTTTCACCACAAGAGATTCTAGCCATCGGTCAAAAACGATCCTCAGGACAAACTGAAGATTCTGTGTTTGCTACAACCATTCCCAATGCTAAGCGTAACTTGGTATCAATTAACAGTCTTGTATCACCTAAAGTTCTGGATTTAA TTGTCCTCGCTCAATCCGGTAGAGACCCTAACAACATGAAGGCAATGGATAACGACTCTACGGCGGTTACACTGAAGCGGCTGGTGTTGGGTCGAACATGCTCGCTCCATGTTCATAGGAGTTTGAAGAGCAAAACAGAGCTGTTGGATGGAGCTATTGCCTTGGGCGATGGGAATGCTATTTTGGCC gTGGTTTTGTTTCTCATGCAAACATTGAATAAGAAGTTAGTTCATGAATTAATATCAAGCAGACCAATAGCGTTGAACCATTATATGAGCCATTTGAAGAGAGAAGGAAAAATTACCGACCTCACAGATTTGCTGAC aatGCTAGGTAGAAGTCCCGAGGCAGCc ATACACCAATTCGAACACACGGTTAAAAGTCAAGGGAACAGTATAGAAAGTTTATTGAggaaattgaataatatattatctaatcaTTTCAACCAACCAGGTGTTGATGCACATGCGAATAAGATGTTAGtggattatataaaattgctgG AATGGCAGAAATGCTCGAACAAAGCCGAGCTGCACAACCAGTCGCCGCTGGCGTGCCTCGCGCACTGTTGCCAGTGGCATTGGCACGAAGGCGCTGGCAACATGATGTCGCCATTGACGCTTTGCCAGCGGCAGCAG ATACCGCCATTGCAATATGATTGGGTTGTGCTGAATGTCCACGCAAACTCCAGTAAATGGGATATAGTTGAATCTCTATTCACAAAGAAG GATTGGCTCGGTCGTACAACCCTATCGTCTCACATCCCAATAGAGACGCTGTTGTCCCGTCTGAACGATCTGAACGCGAGCAAGAAGATGATGGCCACGTGCCTCAACAAGATACAGAGCAACGACGACAGGCTCCGGCTGGCGCAGAAATATAAG ATACACACAGTAGTTATAGAATCTCTGGTGAAACAGAAGGACAGATCAGCTCTCACGAACTACAAAATGGCCTTGAGTCCGCAGTCTGAGGAATATATCTTAGCCGATAATACTTTAAGAGATCCG tcTGTAAAATGGAAGAATTGA
- the LOC119837995 gene encoding facilitated trehalose transporter Tret1-like, with protein MLRQYLLVITANLSVLTTGMSSSWPSPMLVKLATVGESPLSRSPTDEEISWIVSLGFLLGIISNFVGSTFLDIIGRKYCILACSVPKLAMAILLVFATEVWLVVLARTIMVMGDCLVLVVVPIYITEIASRELRGALGTLLQGFCSLGILITLSVGPFVSYYTYSYIICGAIAVATLPILFLPETPYYLISKGKTDAALEILTSLRHSETEAKIELDEYTKSIEEHVEIDKIALFKDKTFLKALALCILICGGSQIVGYNAVSFYLQTILISTRTNIMPEIASVIISVIQVVSSLSLTILTSIFQRKLLLITSLFGILLGMVS; from the exons atgcttcGACAGTATCTGTTGGTTATTAcag CAAATCTCAGCGTATTAACGACTGGTATGAGCTCGTCGTGGCCATCACCAATGCTGGTGAAACTAGCTACTGTTGGTGAATCGCCGCTCTCACGATCACCCACTGATGAAGAAATATCTTGGATCGTATCTCTGGGTTTTCTCCTGGGTATCATTT CAAACTTCGTTGGCAGTACGTTTCTGGATATAATAGGGAGAAAGTATTGCATATTAGCCTGTTCAGTTCCAAAGTTAGCAATGGCCATACTCCTGGTCTTCGCTACAGAAGTCTGGCTCGTAGTTCTGGCGCGAACTATTATGGTTATGGGAGACTGTTTAGTTCTAGTGGTGGttcctatttatattacagaaaTTGCTAGC AGAGAGCTCCGAGGTGCCTTAGGGACGTTACTACAAGGTTTCTGTTCATTAGGAATCTTGATTACCTTATCTGTGGGACCATTTGTTTCATATTACACGTACAGTTACATAATCTGTGGAGCTATAGCGGTGGCCACTTTGCCGATCTTGTTTCTACCGGAAACTCCGTATTATTTGATTTCTAAAg GAAAAACAGACGCAGCATTAGAAATCCTAACTTCCCTCAGACATTCGGAAACAGAAGCCAAAATAGAACTAGACGAATATACAAAATCGATAGAAGAGCACGTGGAAATAGACAAAATCGCTCTTTTCAAAGACAAAACGTTTCTGAAAGCTTTAGCACTCTGTATTCTTATATGCGGAGGGTCGCAAATAGTTGGATACAATGCTGTTAGCTTTTATCTTCAGACGATTTTGATCTCAACACGAACGAACATAATGCCGGAAATCGCATCTGTCATAATTAGTGTTATTCAAGTGGTTTCTAGCTTGTCTTTGACGATTTTGACTTCGATTTTCCAGAGAAAATTATTGTTGATCACTTCGTTATTCGGGATTCTACTGGGTATGGTTAGTTGA